A single region of the Mercenaria mercenaria strain notata chromosome 6, MADL_Memer_1, whole genome shotgun sequence genome encodes:
- the LOC123549715 gene encoding pancreatic lipase-related protein 2-like, which yields MGSCGSHPRSGKAEVCYGELGCFTNEAPFNNTLDRLPKRFEVRFKLFTEKCKTSYELNTSTVPFISHPLHCSFDPALPLKFIVHGFRESGEDQWVRDVAAAIRKESMSVVTVDWKQGSGIPYNQAVANTRLVGAKISNMIKDLRAKYGVSPKKVHIIGFSLGAHIAGYDGRNLTDKIGRITELDPAEPAYKDTDPLVHLDKSDA from the exons ATGGGGTCATGCGGGTCCCATCCGAGGTCAGGAAAGGCTGAGGTATGCTACGGAGAACTTGGTTGTTTTACTAACGAGGCTCCCTTCAACAACACTCTTGATCGATTACCTAAACGTTTCGAAGTCCGATTCAA ATTGTTTACGGAAAAGTGTAAAACATCCTACGAATTAAACACGTCGACCGTGCCTTTCATATCTCATCCACTTCACTGTAGCTTCGATCCTGCACTCCCTCTCAAATTTATAGTGCACGGTTTCCGGGAGTCTGGGGAAGATCAATGGGTCCGGGATGTGGCAGCCGCAATTAGGAAG GAATCAATGTCAGTGGTCACGGTTGACTGGAAGCAAGGATCAGGTATCCCCTACAATCAGGCAGTTGCTAACACGCGTCTGGTTGGAGCAAAGATATCCAACATGATCAAAGACCTGCGTGCCAAGTACGGTGTGTCTCCGAAGAAAGTACATATCATCGGCTTCAGTTTGGGAGCCCATATAGCCGGCTACGATGGAAGAAACCTTACAGACAAGATCGGCAGAATTACAG AGTTAGACCCCGCTGAGCCGGCATACAAAGATACAGATCCATTAGTTCACCTTGACAAGTCTGATGCCTAA